In a genomic window of Nodosilinea sp. E11:
- a CDS encoding YlqD family protein, which translates to MDENQSLLLKRVVNIKAIVTPLWKEEAQKQLQAQINQIDGRLQQLEMQGQRMVAELQKQAETQPNSGAAIQQQMGNIQNQLNQDKSKLLQQKNQSLQQLQEVQTLAVDAEVDQGKVESFFNVAVGDNLVRKLQVEILIKDGVIQEIRGEL; encoded by the coding sequence ATGGATGAAAATCAATCGTTGCTGCTCAAGCGGGTAGTCAACATTAAGGCGATTGTGACCCCTCTGTGGAAAGAGGAAGCCCAGAAGCAGCTGCAAGCCCAAATTAACCAGATTGATGGTCGGTTGCAGCAGCTCGAAATGCAGGGACAGCGTATGGTAGCTGAGCTGCAAAAGCAGGCTGAAACCCAGCCCAACAGCGGGGCGGCCATTCAGCAGCAGATGGGCAATATTCAAAACCAGCTCAACCAAGACAAGAGCAAGTTGCTTCAGCAAAAAAATCAAAGTCTCCAGCAGCTGCAAGAAGTGCAGACCCTAGCGGTGGATGCCGAGGTTGACCAGGGCAAGGTCGAGAGCTTCTTTAACGTTGCGGTGGGCGATAACTTGGTGCGCAAGCTTCAAGTCGAGATCTTGATCAAAGACGGTGTGATTCAAGAAATTCGCGGCGAACTCTAG
- a CDS encoding Hfq-related RNA-binding protein — MSQEFATGFPSVRQVQTLIRDKSTVDVKLITGDLISGRVVWQDPQCICVETDDQSKHQIWKQAIGFLKYS; from the coding sequence ATGTCCCAAGAGTTTGCCACTGGTTTCCCGAGCGTTCGACAGGTTCAAACCCTGATTCGAGACAAATCTACCGTTGACGTCAAACTCATCACTGGCGACCTCATCTCTGGTCGGGTCGTTTGGCAAGATCCCCAATGCATCTGCGTAGAAACCGATGATCAGAGCAAGCACCAAATTTGGAAGCAGGCCATTGGCTTCCTCAAATATTCGTAG
- a CDS encoding long-chain fatty acid--CoA ligase: protein MSVSTTALQEVRQRDRACLEAHNPYERLQALHEIWPIVAERFGDTVALNDPHGKPAATLTYRQLAEAIRTFASGLQALGIENRAHVALFADNSHRWFIADQGIMTAGGMNAVRSATADKEELIYIAEHSESTVLVVETVALLGQLRDRLDSLPIPLVILLSDETPPADDRLKILNFSQLMTLGAERPYTPVTLQPEDLATLIYTSGTTGQPKGVMLSHRNLLHQINTLESVVQPVPGDRVVGILPSWHSFERTAEYFLLSRGCTQTYSSIRHLKADLKATKPQYMVGVPRLWESIYEGAQKQFREQSPGKQKLIFTFFGLSQRYVENLWRWQDMKIDEPSLPSLKRLGSGLMALVLWPLHQLGKKLVYGKVSEATGGQVKQLISGGGSLARHIDIFFEIIGVQLIVGYGLTETAPVLSARRPWRNLRGAAGQPIPFTEIKIVDPETRQELPQGGQGLVLARGPQVMEGYYRNPEATQKAIDPEGWFDTGDLGWISRDGNVVLTGRAKDTIVLTNGENIEPQPIEDACIRSPYIDQIMLVGQDQRSLGALIVPNVDALQGWAATQSLFLAVPGDDTPAPADCIAITLDDDRVQKLFRNELGREVKDRPGYRPDDRVGPFRLILEPFSIENGLLTQTLKVRRPVVTDRYRDMIDAMFV, encoded by the coding sequence ATGTCTGTATCCACAACTGCGTTGCAAGAGGTGCGTCAGCGCGATCGCGCCTGTCTAGAAGCCCACAACCCCTACGAACGGCTTCAGGCCCTGCACGAAATTTGGCCGATTGTGGCTGAACGATTTGGCGATACCGTAGCGCTCAACGATCCCCACGGCAAGCCTGCGGCGACGCTGACCTACCGCCAACTAGCCGAAGCTATTCGCACCTTTGCCAGCGGTTTGCAGGCCCTAGGGATCGAAAACCGCGCCCATGTGGCTCTTTTTGCCGATAACAGCCACCGTTGGTTCATTGCCGACCAGGGCATCATGACCGCTGGGGGCATGAACGCCGTGCGTAGCGCCACCGCTGACAAAGAAGAGCTGATTTACATTGCCGAACACAGCGAAAGCACGGTGTTAGTGGTAGAAACGGTAGCTCTACTGGGGCAGCTGCGCGATCGCCTCGACAGCCTTCCCATCCCCCTGGTGATTTTGCTGTCAGACGAAACCCCACCCGCTGACGATCGCCTAAAAATTCTCAACTTTAGCCAGCTTATGACCCTCGGGGCTGAGCGTCCCTACACCCCGGTTACCCTTCAGCCTGAAGACTTGGCGACGCTGATCTACACCTCGGGCACCACGGGGCAGCCCAAGGGGGTGATGCTCAGCCACCGCAACCTGCTGCACCAGATCAACACCCTAGAGTCGGTGGTGCAGCCGGTGCCGGGCGATCGCGTGGTGGGTATTTTGCCCTCCTGGCACAGCTTTGAGCGCACCGCCGAATATTTTTTGCTGTCGCGGGGCTGCACCCAGACCTATAGCAGCATTCGCCATCTCAAGGCTGACCTCAAGGCCACTAAGCCCCAGTACATGGTCGGCGTACCTCGCCTTTGGGAATCGATCTATGAAGGGGCACAAAAGCAGTTTCGCGAGCAAAGCCCCGGTAAGCAAAAGCTGATCTTCACCTTCTTTGGCCTCAGCCAGCGCTACGTCGAAAACCTCTGGCGCTGGCAAGACATGAAAATTGACGAACCTAGCCTACCGTCGCTGAAGCGGCTAGGATCAGGGCTGATGGCGCTGGTGCTCTGGCCTCTGCACCAGTTGGGCAAGAAGCTAGTCTACGGTAAGGTGAGCGAGGCCACGGGTGGTCAGGTCAAGCAGTTGATTAGCGGCGGCGGTTCGCTGGCCCGGCATATCGACATTTTCTTTGAAATTATTGGCGTACAGCTAATAGTGGGCTACGGTCTCACCGAAACCGCCCCGGTGCTCTCGGCCCGGCGGCCCTGGCGTAATCTGCGCGGGGCGGCAGGGCAACCGATTCCTTTCACCGAAATCAAAATCGTCGACCCTGAGACTCGTCAAGAGCTGCCCCAGGGCGGCCAGGGGCTGGTGCTGGCCCGAGGGCCGCAGGTGATGGAGGGCTACTACCGCAACCCCGAAGCCACCCAAAAGGCGATCGACCCCGAGGGCTGGTTCGACACGGGCGACCTGGGCTGGATTAGCCGCGACGGCAATGTGGTGCTCACCGGGCGGGCCAAAGATACGATTGTGCTCACCAACGGCGAGAATATTGAACCGCAGCCGATCGAAGACGCCTGCATTCGTAGCCCTTACATCGATCAGATTATGCTGGTGGGCCAAGACCAGCGATCGCTCGGCGCGCTGATCGTGCCCAATGTCGATGCCCTGCAAGGCTGGGCCGCTACCCAATCGCTCTTTCTTGCCGTGCCGGGCGACGACACTCCCGCCCCCGCCGACTGCATCGCCATCACCCTCGACGATGACCGAGTGCAGAAGCTGTTTCGCAACGAACTGGGCCGCGAGGTCAAAGACCGTCCTGGCTATCGCCCCGACGATCGCGTTGGACCTTTCCGCCTAATCTTGGAGCCGTTTTCGATCGAAAATGGTCTGCTCACTCAAACCCTAAAAGTGCGTCGTCCCGTGGTTACCGACCGGTATCGCGATATGATTGACGCGATGTTTGTGTAG
- a CDS encoding amidase gives MNSVDLAFLPALEQARLIRSKEISPLELTEVYLERIGRLNPALGAYVTVMADQALADARAKTEHLVSNPDDLPPLFGVTVSVKDLNPVEGVACAYGIKAACDRIADQDDYIVSKLRQAGMVILGKTATSQLGSLPYTEPPGFPPARNPWNLDYTPGGSSGGGAAALAAGLCALSQGSDGGGSLRGPAFCCGLVGLKASRGRISFSPVGERLSGLAANGPLGRTVADTAALLDVLSGYEVGDPYWLPDPDPSFLDGLHTPLKPLRIGYVTRLDPIGEIHPVCRQAIYETVQKVEDLGHTAEEVSFPNLADLIEPFTVLWECVIAEVGVPFVVLEKMNRWLYWRAWRINSGAYLRAVAKLQRVARQIVQFCQPYDVLLMPVYMHPVIKVGAWKGLRSPKILDNVINWVAPCPPFNASGQPALAIPTGFDPNGVPVGVQLVGRPAAEATILALAAQLEQASPWSHQRPAFATDPPPTSDTTKLLIPKPG, from the coding sequence ATGAATTCAGTCGACCTGGCCTTCTTGCCCGCCCTCGAACAAGCCCGGCTGATTCGCAGTAAAGAAATCTCGCCGCTAGAACTCACAGAAGTGTATCTAGAGCGGATTGGGCGGCTTAACCCAGCTCTCGGGGCCTACGTCACGGTGATGGCAGACCAGGCCTTAGCCGATGCTAGGGCCAAAACCGAGCATTTGGTCAGCAACCCCGATGACCTGCCGCCCCTGTTTGGGGTCACCGTGTCGGTCAAGGACCTAAACCCCGTCGAGGGGGTAGCTTGTGCCTATGGCATCAAGGCGGCCTGCGATCGCATTGCCGATCAAGACGACTACATTGTCAGTAAGCTGCGCCAGGCCGGCATGGTCATTTTGGGCAAAACGGCCACCTCCCAGCTGGGATCGCTGCCCTATACCGAGCCACCGGGCTTTCCCCCCGCCCGCAACCCCTGGAATTTAGACTACACGCCCGGCGGCTCTAGCGGCGGCGGTGCGGCAGCTTTAGCCGCTGGGCTATGTGCTCTATCCCAGGGGTCTGACGGCGGCGGTTCGCTGCGCGGACCAGCCTTTTGCTGTGGGTTGGTGGGCCTGAAGGCCTCTCGCGGGCGAATTAGCTTTTCTCCGGTGGGAGAGCGATTGAGCGGGCTGGCAGCCAATGGCCCCCTGGGGCGCACTGTGGCTGACACTGCGGCCCTCTTAGATGTTCTCAGCGGCTACGAAGTGGGCGACCCCTACTGGCTGCCCGACCCAGACCCTTCCTTCCTGGACGGCTTGCACACCCCGCTGAAGCCCCTGCGCATTGGCTATGTCACTCGCCTCGACCCTATTGGCGAGATTCACCCAGTCTGTCGTCAGGCTATCTACGAAACGGTGCAGAAGGTCGAAGACCTGGGCCACACGGCTGAGGAAGTTAGTTTTCCCAACCTGGCAGATCTGATTGAGCCCTTCACGGTGCTGTGGGAATGTGTCATTGCCGAGGTGGGAGTGCCCTTTGTGGTGCTAGAGAAGATGAACCGCTGGCTCTACTGGCGGGCCTGGCGCATTAATAGTGGCGCTTACCTGCGGGCGGTGGCCAAGCTTCAGCGGGTGGCGCGGCAGATTGTGCAGTTTTGCCAGCCCTACGACGTGCTGCTAATGCCGGTATATATGCATCCGGTCATCAAAGTCGGTGCCTGGAAAGGACTGCGATCGCCCAAAATTCTCGACAATGTGATCAACTGGGTGGCTCCCTGCCCACCCTTCAACGCCAGCGGTCAACCCGCTCTGGCCATACCCACTGGCTTTGACCCCAACGGCGTACCGGTGGGGGTGCAGCTGGTGGGCCGCCCCGCCGCTGAGGCGACAATCTTAGCCCTGGCGGCTCAGCTAGAGCAGGCTAGCCCCTGGAGCCATCAGCGACCGGCTTTTGCCACTGATCCCCCGCCTACATCCGATACCACCAAACTACTCATACCAAAGCCTGGTTAG
- a CDS encoding dihydrolipoamide acetyltransferase family protein: protein MIREVFMPALSSTMTEGKIVSWVKAPGDKVEKGETVVIVESDKADMDVESFHEGILAAIVVEAGGTAPVGEAIALLAETEAEVEAAKQQAAAKASNAGGEAAPAAAAPVAVAEAPAPATQNGSTSTGSPSGRVVISPRARKLAKDLKVDLSTLQGSGPHGRIVAQDVELAAGKTPTPTASSAPVAPAPAAASMPVAPTPAAAAPAPSAAPLGQMVPFNTLQQAVVRNMAASLAVPTFHVGYTITTDALDGLYKQIKSKGVTMTGLLAKAVAVTLQKHPLLNAGYTDQGIQYRSGINIAVAVAMEGGGLITPVLKNADQSDIYSLSRTWADLVARSRSKQLQPDEYNSGTFTLSNLGMFGVDRFDAILPPGQGSILAIGASRPTVVATADGLMGVKRQMQVNITCDHRIIYGADAAAFLKDLANVIENNPQSLTL from the coding sequence ATGATTCGCGAAGTCTTCATGCCTGCCCTGAGTTCAACTATGACCGAAGGCAAGATTGTGTCTTGGGTCAAAGCCCCCGGTGACAAGGTTGAAAAGGGCGAGACGGTGGTCATTGTCGAATCGGACAAGGCCGACATGGACGTAGAGTCCTTCCACGAGGGTATTTTGGCGGCCATTGTGGTGGAGGCCGGGGGTACAGCTCCGGTGGGTGAGGCGATCGCGCTTTTGGCTGAAACCGAAGCCGAGGTCGAGGCCGCGAAGCAGCAAGCCGCCGCTAAAGCTAGTAATGCCGGTGGGGAAGCTGCCCCTGCCGCTGCTGCCCCTGTGGCGGTAGCTGAAGCTCCTGCCCCCGCTACCCAAAATGGTTCAACCTCTACGGGCAGTCCCAGCGGACGGGTGGTTATCTCTCCCCGCGCCCGCAAGCTGGCCAAAGATCTCAAGGTAGACCTGTCTACCCTACAAGGCAGTGGCCCCCACGGCCGCATTGTCGCTCAAGATGTTGAACTGGCGGCAGGCAAAACCCCGACCCCAACGGCTAGCTCGGCCCCCGTCGCCCCCGCTCCTGCCGCTGCTTCAATGCCTGTCGCCCCGACCCCTGCCGCTGCTGCCCCAGCCCCCAGTGCTGCACCCCTGGGCCAGATGGTGCCCTTCAACACCCTTCAGCAGGCTGTTGTACGCAATATGGCGGCTAGTCTGGCGGTGCCTACCTTCCACGTGGGCTACACCATTACCACCGATGCTCTAGATGGGCTCTATAAGCAAATCAAGTCTAAGGGCGTGACCATGACCGGGCTTTTGGCCAAGGCCGTGGCTGTCACGTTGCAAAAGCACCCCCTACTCAATGCGGGCTACACCGACCAGGGTATTCAGTACCGCTCGGGCATCAATATTGCTGTAGCCGTGGCGATGGAAGGTGGCGGGCTGATCACCCCTGTGCTCAAAAATGCTGATCAGTCCGATATTTATTCCCTCTCGCGGACCTGGGCCGATCTGGTGGCGCGATCGCGCTCCAAGCAGCTGCAGCCCGATGAGTACAATTCCGGCACCTTTACCCTGTCGAACCTGGGCATGTTTGGCGTCGATCGCTTTGATGCCATTTTGCCCCCAGGTCAAGGGTCAATTTTGGCGATCGGAGCCTCTCGCCCTACGGTGGTCGCCACCGCCGATGGCTTGATGGGCGTGAAGCGTCAGATGCAGGTCAATATCACCTGTGATCACCGCATCATCTACGGAGCCGATGCTGCCGCCTTCCTGAAAGATCTAGCTAACGTGATTGAGAACAATCCCCAGTCGCTGACCCTGTAG
- a CDS encoding late competence development ComFB family protein, giving the protein MTIEKIVEQALQDGYLTPAMEAEVGRICDTAAELSIEEYMALDRLMGALLTGEVVAVPRKQFINVMEELVLTEAISRVAEIESNSDKTLDLGDIAAYALNRLPPLYATTEEGANFQRENARGELSDLIATQVQQAISRNLDQPDFYPERQTIQKKGGENVLSQVSSLLQDHAHKFEPASKA; this is encoded by the coding sequence ATGACTATCGAAAAAATTGTTGAACAAGCCCTGCAAGACGGCTACCTGACCCCTGCCATGGAAGCTGAAGTCGGCCGCATCTGCGACACCGCCGCTGAGCTTTCCATTGAAGAATACATGGCCCTCGATCGCCTCATGGGCGCGCTGCTAACTGGCGAAGTTGTGGCAGTACCCCGCAAACAGTTCATCAACGTCATGGAAGAACTGGTGCTCACCGAGGCCATCTCACGGGTAGCCGAAATTGAATCTAACTCGGACAAAACTTTAGATCTAGGCGACATTGCGGCCTATGCCCTCAACCGGCTACCGCCCCTGTACGCCACCACCGAAGAAGGGGCCAACTTCCAGCGCGAAAATGCCCGAGGTGAGCTATCTGATCTGATCGCGACCCAGGTGCAGCAGGCGATTTCCCGCAACCTTGACCAACCTGACTTCTACCCTGAGCGCCAGACCATTCAAAAGAAGGGTGGCGAGAATGTGCTCAGCCAGGTGAGCTCACTGCTGCAAGACCACGCCCACAAATTCGAGCCGGCATCCAAGGCGTAG
- a CDS encoding cupin domain-containing protein, with amino-acid sequence MLIRKLLDCPEFIAGDGTQLRELLHPDKQSIDLRYSLAHAVVPVGQVSTPHALTTSEVYYILAGQGEMHIDGETSLVEPGDAVYIPPNARQHIRNTGDRPLVFICLVDPAWRQEDETVFDPA; translated from the coding sequence ATGCTAATTCGCAAATTGCTTGACTGTCCCGAATTTATAGCAGGGGACGGTACCCAACTGCGGGAGTTGCTGCACCCTGATAAGCAATCGATTGATCTGCGCTATAGCCTCGCCCATGCGGTGGTGCCGGTGGGGCAAGTGTCTACCCCCCACGCTCTAACCACCTCCGAGGTCTACTACATTTTGGCTGGTCAGGGTGAGATGCATATTGACGGTGAAACCAGCCTGGTAGAGCCGGGGGATGCGGTGTATATTCCGCCCAACGCGCGGCAGCATATTCGCAATACTGGCGATCGCCCTCTGGTATTTATCTGCCTGGTCGACCCAGCCTGGCGACAGGAGGATGAAACGGTCTTTGACCCGGCCTAG
- the gcvP gene encoding aminomethyl-transferring glycine dehydrogenase, whose amino-acid sequence MTQLFPQTSTPKSADSEAASEAASKHTSPPSQPPQTSDSTDPLSPFVARHLGPTAEDTNAMLEALGYASLADLISATVPAAIRLPQPLNLPQGLDEAAALAALQALATQNQVWRSYLGLGYANTLTPAVIQRNVLENPGWYTQYTPYQPEIAQGRLEALLNYQTLVTDLTGMEIANASLLDEGTAAAEAMTLAFNARKQKDANTFWVSSACHPQTIAVVKTRALPLGIEVMVSDHRAFSFDTPVFGVLLQYPATDGAIYDYEDFVAQAHAANTLVTVAADLLSLTLLRPPGEFGADIVVGNTQRFGVPLGFGGPHAAFFATRNSFARKLPGRLVGVSKDTYGNPALRLTLQTREQHIRRDAATSNICTAQVLLAIMASMYAVYHGPEGLRAIAARLYHHTQTLATALSEAGFELGQAPTFDTLRVTVGDAQAAILTRATDHRINLRVLDAETLIVALDETVTERDLQDLITVFTGNPSTHPPAHAPTPPLPQSLTRTTPYLTHPTFHRYHSETEMLRYLHRLQTKDLSLATAMIPLGSCTMKLNATAEMVPVTWPEFGQIHPFAPAEQVQGYRQLFADLEAWLAEITGFDGVSLQPNAGAQGEYTGLLVIREYHQQRGDHHRNLCLIPQSAHGTNPASAVMAGMKVIPVACDEDGNIDLADLQAKAEKHSANLAALMVTYPSTHGVFEADITEICATIHAHGGQVYMDGANMNAQVGLCRPADFGADVCHLNLHKTFCIPHGGGGPGVGPIGVKAHLVPYLPGHSLVAGVGGDQGIGAVTSAPWGSASILPISWMYIAMMGGAGLTKATEVAILNANYIAQRLAGHYDILYTGQNGRVAHECILDLRPFKKSADIGVEDVAKRLIDYGFHPPTMSWPVAGTLMVEPTESESKAELDRFCDAMIAIRDEIRAIEAGESDRTHNPLKHAPHTVADLVADWNRPYSREQAVFPTPFTRSAKFWPAVNRIDQAYGDRNLVCSCIGMDAYGEA is encoded by the coding sequence ATGACGCAACTTTTTCCCCAGACCAGCACCCCAAAGTCCGCTGACTCGGAGGCCGCCTCAGAGGCCGCCTCTAAGCACACAAGCCCCCCTAGCCAGCCTCCCCAAACTTCAGACTCGACGGATCCCCTCAGCCCCTTTGTCGCCCGCCACCTGGGGCCAACGGCAGAGGACACGAACGCCATGCTAGAGGCCCTTGGATACGCCTCCCTCGCCGATCTGATCAGTGCCACCGTTCCCGCTGCGATCCGCCTACCCCAGCCGCTAAATCTGCCCCAGGGGCTAGACGAAGCGGCGGCCTTAGCGGCGCTCCAGGCCCTAGCTACCCAAAATCAGGTGTGGCGATCGTACCTGGGCCTGGGCTACGCCAACACCCTGACCCCAGCGGTGATTCAGCGCAACGTCCTTGAGAACCCCGGCTGGTACACCCAATACACCCCCTACCAGCCCGAAATTGCCCAGGGGCGGCTAGAGGCCCTGCTGAACTATCAAACCCTGGTGACCGACTTAACCGGGATGGAAATTGCCAACGCGTCTCTGCTAGACGAAGGCACCGCCGCCGCCGAGGCCATGACCCTGGCCTTTAACGCCCGCAAACAGAAAGACGCTAACACCTTCTGGGTCTCTAGCGCCTGCCACCCCCAAACCATTGCCGTGGTCAAAACCCGCGCCCTGCCCCTGGGCATCGAGGTGATGGTTAGCGATCACCGTGCCTTTAGCTTTGATACCCCTGTCTTTGGGGTGCTACTGCAATACCCCGCCACCGATGGGGCGATCTATGACTACGAAGACTTTGTCGCCCAAGCCCACGCGGCCAACACCCTCGTTACCGTTGCCGCTGACCTGCTCAGCCTCACCCTGCTGCGACCTCCCGGCGAGTTTGGGGCCGATATTGTGGTGGGCAACACCCAGCGGTTTGGCGTGCCCCTGGGCTTTGGTGGCCCCCATGCGGCCTTCTTTGCCACGCGAAACAGCTTTGCCCGCAAGCTGCCCGGTCGGCTGGTGGGCGTCTCTAAAGACACCTACGGCAACCCCGCCCTGCGCCTCACCCTGCAAACCCGCGAGCAGCATATTCGCCGCGATGCGGCCACCAGCAATATCTGCACTGCCCAGGTGCTGCTGGCCATTATGGCGAGCATGTATGCGGTTTACCACGGGCCAGAGGGTCTGAGAGCGATCGCAGCCCGCCTTTACCACCACACCCAAACCCTGGCCACAGCCCTCTCTGAAGCTGGCTTTGAACTGGGCCAAGCCCCCACCTTCGACACGCTGCGGGTAACTGTGGGCGACGCCCAGGCCGCCATTCTCACCCGCGCCACCGACCACCGCATCAACCTGCGTGTACTGGATGCCGAAACCCTAATCGTCGCCCTCGACGAAACCGTCACCGAGCGCGATCTCCAAGACCTAATCACCGTCTTTACCGGCAACCCATCCACCCATCCACCCGCCCACGCTCCCACTCCCCCTCTCCCCCAGTCCCTCACCCGCACCACCCCCTACCTCACTCACCCCACCTTCCACCGCTACCACTCTGAAACCGAGATGCTGCGGTACCTGCATCGCCTGCAAACTAAAGATCTCTCCCTGGCCACAGCAATGATTCCGCTGGGCTCTTGCACCATGAAGCTCAACGCCACCGCCGAGATGGTGCCCGTCACCTGGCCAGAATTTGGGCAAATTCACCCCTTTGCCCCAGCCGAACAGGTTCAGGGCTATCGCCAGCTGTTTGCCGATCTAGAAGCCTGGTTGGCAGAAATCACCGGCTTTGACGGTGTATCGCTTCAGCCCAACGCCGGGGCGCAGGGAGAATACACCGGTCTCCTAGTCATCCGGGAATATCACCAGCAGCGGGGCGACCATCACCGCAACCTCTGTCTGATTCCTCAGTCGGCCCACGGCACTAACCCCGCCAGCGCCGTGATGGCAGGCATGAAGGTGATTCCCGTGGCTTGTGACGAGGATGGCAACATCGACCTAGCCGACCTCCAAGCCAAAGCTGAAAAACATAGCGCCAACCTGGCAGCGCTGATGGTCACCTACCCCTCTACCCACGGAGTGTTTGAGGCCGACATTACCGAAATCTGCGCCACGATTCACGCCCACGGTGGCCAGGTCTATATGGATGGAGCCAACATGAACGCCCAGGTGGGCCTCTGTCGCCCCGCCGACTTTGGAGCTGATGTCTGTCACCTCAACCTGCACAAGACCTTCTGTATTCCCCACGGTGGCGGCGGGCCAGGGGTGGGGCCCATTGGGGTGAAGGCGCACCTGGTGCCCTATCTGCCGGGGCATAGCCTGGTGGCGGGGGTTGGCGGCGACCAGGGCATTGGCGCGGTGACGTCGGCCCCCTGGGGTAGCGCCAGTATTCTGCCGATTTCATGGATGTATATCGCCATGATGGGGGGAGCGGGGCTAACCAAGGCGACTGAGGTCGCTATTCTCAACGCCAACTACATTGCCCAGCGTCTAGCGGGGCACTACGACATTCTTTACACCGGGCAAAATGGCCGGGTGGCCCACGAGTGTATTCTCGACCTGCGACCCTTTAAGAAATCGGCAGATATTGGCGTGGAGGACGTGGCGAAGCGACTCATCGACTACGGCTTTCACCCACCGACGATGTCGTGGCCAGTGGCGGGCACGCTGATGGTAGAACCAACAGAGAGTGAGTCTAAGGCAGAGCTCGATCGCTTCTGCGACGCCATGATTGCCATTCGCGATGAGATTCGCGCCATTGAGGCGGGTGAGAGCGATCGCACCCACAACCCACTCAAGCACGCTCCCCATACCGTCGCTGACCTAGTCGCCGACTGGAACCGGCCCTACAGCCGCGAGCAAGCTGTCTTTCCTACTCCGTTTACCCGCAGCGCTAAGTTTTGGCCCGCCGTCAACCGGATTGACCAGGCCTACGGCGATCGCAACCTCGTCTGCTCTTGCATCGGCATGGATGCCTATGGGGAAGCCTAG
- the dapF gene encoding diaminopimelate epimerase, with the protein MEFSKYHGLGNDFILVDNRHQSEPVLSPEQAAAWCDRHFGIGADGVIFALPGQGGTDYTMRIYNSDGSEPEMCGNGIRCLAKFLETLETADGSTPQAPHTYRIHTLAGLISPTLQPDGQVTVDMGPPHLLAKDIPTTLAAAEEKVVGVPLTVADQTWSVTCVSMGNPHCITFVDEVATISLEAIGPQFEHHEAFPQRINTEFIQVVRPDYLKMRVWERGAGITLACGTGACASLVAGVLSGVCDRAATVELPGGPLHIEWSAADNRVYMTGPAELVFQGSR; encoded by the coding sequence ATGGAATTTAGCAAGTACCACGGTCTGGGCAACGACTTTATCTTGGTGGACAATCGCCATCAGTCAGAGCCGGTGCTCTCTCCTGAGCAGGCGGCGGCTTGGTGCGATCGCCACTTTGGCATTGGTGCTGACGGAGTGATCTTTGCGCTGCCAGGGCAGGGAGGCACCGACTACACCATGCGCATCTACAATTCTGATGGCTCAGAGCCGGAGATGTGCGGCAATGGTATTCGCTGTCTGGCCAAATTCTTAGAAACCCTAGAGACGGCTGACGGCAGCACCCCCCAGGCCCCCCACACCTACCGAATTCACACGCTGGCGGGGCTAATTTCACCGACCCTTCAGCCCGATGGTCAAGTCACGGTAGACATGGGACCGCCCCATCTGTTGGCCAAAGACATTCCGACTACCCTGGCGGCGGCTGAGGAAAAGGTCGTGGGTGTACCTCTGACCGTGGCTGATCAAACCTGGTCGGTCACCTGCGTCAGCATGGGCAACCCCCACTGCATCACTTTTGTCGATGAGGTGGCGACCATTTCCCTAGAAGCTATCGGGCCGCAATTTGAGCACCATGAGGCGTTTCCCCAACGCATCAACACTGAGTTCATTCAGGTGGTGCGGCCTGACTATCTCAAGATGCGGGTCTGGGAGCGGGGGGCTGGCATTACGCTCGCCTGCGGTACTGGAGCCTGCGCGTCGCTGGTGGCCGGGGTGCTGAGTGGGGTATGCGATCGCGCCGCTACCGTAGAGCTCCCCGGTGGCCCCCTGCATATTGAATGGTCTGCCGCCGACAATCGCGTCTATATGACTGGCCCGGCAGAGCTGGTGTTTCAGGGGAGTCGGTAG
- a CDS encoding HAD family hydrolase — MANTPQPKVIFLDAVGTLFGVAGSVGEIYADLAQHYGVIADPTTLNQAFFRTFKAAPEMAFPGSDPATVPEQEYLWWRVLAQQTFSSAGVLDRFVDFDSFFADLYAHFATATPWVLYPDVPPALERWRRRGIALGVISNFDTRLYAVLEALDLINYFSSITISSEAGAAKPDPLIFATALQKHGCEASQAWHVGDSKADDFEGAKAAGLQGILVKR, encoded by the coding sequence ATGGCCAATACACCTCAACCTAAGGTCATTTTTTTAGATGCGGTTGGCACACTGTTTGGGGTGGCGGGCAGCGTTGGTGAAATCTATGCTGACTTAGCCCAGCACTACGGCGTAATTGCCGACCCAACAACTCTCAACCAAGCCTTTTTTCGCACGTTTAAGGCTGCCCCAGAGATGGCCTTTCCCGGTAGTGACCCAGCCACGGTGCCCGAGCAGGAGTATCTGTGGTGGCGGGTGCTGGCCCAGCAGACCTTCAGCAGTGCTGGGGTGCTCGATCGCTTTGTCGACTTCGACAGTTTCTTTGCCGACCTCTACGCTCACTTTGCCACAGCCACACCCTGGGTACTGTACCCCGACGTTCCACCAGCCCTAGAGCGGTGGCGGCGGCGGGGCATTGCTCTAGGCGTTATTTCTAACTTCGACACCCGGCTATACGCCGTGCTCGAAGCCCTCGATTTGATCAACTATTTCAGCTCGATCACAATTTCCTCCGAGGCCGGAGCCGCCAAGCCCGACCCGCTGATTTTTGCCACAGCGCTACAAAAGCATGGCTGCGAGGCCAGTCAAGCCTGGCACGTGGGCGACAGCAAAGCCGACGATTTCGAAGGGGCCAAAGCCGCCGGACTACAGGGAATTTTAGTAAAACGCTAG